One Salvia splendens isolate huo1 chromosome 22, SspV2, whole genome shotgun sequence DNA segment encodes these proteins:
- the LOC121786968 gene encoding protein terminal ear1-like → MAPQNSKNLNPFAPEYIPISISGITPSLQPPFLPPHTYSAAPQNQPFFPAPLPPHQFLTYYPRPSAAAAPQATRGRRERRHEQFLQRDVRNAESKHEIVPLKREEEATTVMIKNIPYNCRRKELIRMLDSFCKNQNARNETQETPSPYAYDYLYLPMDFWTRKSRGFAFVNFTTSRAAWEFHDSVHLTNWGFHHRPNWLKKIEIVCAKIQGMEDILCHFSESVFECETDEYLPVCFSPGRDGSGHPVELIIVGKWLPLGERLSCINQN, encoded by the exons ATGGCAcctcaaaattcaaaaaaccTCAACCCTTTCGCACCGGAATACATTCCTATTAGCATATCCGGAATCACCCCTTCTCTGCAACCCCCGTTTCTTCCACCACACACATACTCCGCCGCCCCTCAAAACCAACCCTTCTTCCCCGCCCCACTCCCGCCGCATCAATTCCTCACAtactacccccgcccctccgccgccgccgcaccaCAAGCAACTCGGGGAAGGAGAGAGAGACGCCACGAGCAGTTTTTGCAACGCGACGTGCGCAATGCGGAGAGTAAGCACGAAATCGTGCCTCTAAAACGCGAAGAGGAGGCTACTACTGTTATGATCAAGAACATTCCTTACAATTGCAG gagGAAAGAGCTGATCAGAATGCTTGATAGCTTCTGCAAAAATCAGAACGCGAGAAACGAGACACAAGAAACTCCCTCACCTTACGCTTACGATTACCTATACTTGCCGATGGATTTTTG gacTAGAAAAAGCAGAGGTTTCGCATTTGTAAACTTCACCACCTCAAGAGCTGCGTGGGAATTCCACGACTCCGTTCACCTCACAAATTGGGGTTTTCATCACCGACCAAATTGGCTAAAGAAAATTGAGATTGTCTGCGCCAAAATCCAG GGCATGGAAGACATACTGTGCCATTTTTCAGAGTCGGTGTTTGAGTGTGAAACCGACGAGTATCTACCGGTGTGCTTCAGCCCGGGAAGGGATGGCTCCGGGCATCCCGTTGAGCTGATCATAGTTGGAAAATGGCTCCCACTTGGTGAACGCCTGAGCTGCATTAATCAGAACTAA
- the LOC121788075 gene encoding kinesin-like protein KIN-7D, mitochondrial, translated as MAASSSRGRSSSPFGNRKPSTPYSSTSSSSSMMNGRLMPRSCSSSATSFYGAGGSGGYGSRSTASNRKGGDYSRSRAPVAFPSMEEQLIGEPLENASRSGDSISVTVRFRPLSEREYQRGDEVAWYADGEKIARNEFNPMTAYAFDRVFGSNTNTLEVYEVAARPVVKAAMDGVNGTVFAYGVTSSGKTHTMHGDQNSPGVIPLAIKDVFSIIQDTPGREFLLRVSYLEIYNEVINDLLDPTGQNLRVREDAQGTYVEGIKEEVVLSPGHVLSFIAAGEEHRHVGSNNFNLFSSRSHTIFTLMIESSNHGDDYDGVIFSQLNLIDLAGSESSKTETTGIRRKEGSYINKSLLTLGTVIGKLSEGKASHVPYRDSKLTRLLQSSLSGHGHVSLICTITPASSNMEETHNTLKFASRAKRVEINASRNRIIDEKSLIKKYQREISSLKEELDQLKRGMLEGVSHEDIIVLKQQLEEGQFKMQSRLEEEEDAKAALMSRIQRLTKLILVSSKNTNPGYINDIPSHQRSLSAAEDEKLDTVHNGSLKLYHENQKDSPSSCLTTLSDAYMLKHIRSSSRWNEDISLAGSTTSETTQAGELISGLSSMSKLHVDGMSSDEMDLLVEQVKMLAEEIALGTSTRKRLVDQSVNDPDSSKDQVENLEQEIQDKRKQMRALEQRIVERSEASVANASMVEMQQTVMKLMAQCSEKGFELEIKSADNRILQEQLQNKCAENKELQDKILLLEHQLSSVSDDKKTPAFGMCVSDECADELRMKVQSQEIETEKLKLEHVQTLEENSGLRVQNQKLSEEASYAKELASAAAVELKNLASEVTKLSVQNAKLEKELLAAHELSSRSSGNSGNRRLSEIQRAGRRGQASSRSNDVSGMVSGDFESWSLDSDDLKLELQARKQREATLEAALAEKEVLENEYQTKFEGAQKRETALENDLASMWVLVAQLKKEGSALQEQKTNDRLHEDNNRINVPKIGIVETDTNPIPENREASDSLIPHIDAPKEEPLVVRLKARMQEIKEKEMRYTVNGDANSHVCKVCFESPSAAMLLPCRHFCLCKSCSLACTECPICRSKISDRIFAFT; from the exons ATGGCGGCTTCGTCTTCGAGAGGAAGGAGCAGCTCTCCGTTCGGTAATCGGAAACCGTCGACTCCTTATTCATCTACGTCGTCGTCGTCATCGATGATGAACGGTCGTTTAATGCCGCGCTCATGCTCCTCTTCGGCGACATCTTTCTACGGCGCCGGTGGCAGCGGAGGTTACGGCTCTAGATCCACGGCCTCTAATCGCAAAGGTGGCGACTATTCGCGAAGCCGCGCGCCGGTGGCTTTTCCGTCGATGGAGGAGCAGCTGATTGGTGAGCCGTTGGAGAATGCTTCGAGATCGGGGGATAGCATTTCAGTGACAGTTAGATTTCGACCACTGAG TGAAAGGGAATATCAGAGAGGAGATGAGGTCGCATGGTATGCAGATGGTGAGAAAATCGCGCGGAATGAGTTTAATCCAATGACGGCATATGCATTCG ATAGAGTTTTTGGATCGAATACAAATACTCTGGAAGTTTACGAAGTAGCTGCTCGACCTGTAGTTAAGGCTGCAATGGACGGTGTAAATG GAACTGTATTTGCTTATGGTGTCACCAGTAGTGGGAAGACACACACTATGCAT GGAGATCAAAATTCTCCAGGGGTCATACCATTGGCTATAAAGGATGTCTTCAGCATAATCCAAGAT ACTCCAGGTCGCGAATTCCTACTCCGAGTGTCATATCTTGAAATTTACAACGAG GTGATCAATGACTTACTGGACCCCACTGGCCAAAATTTGCGCGTGAGAGAAGATGCGCAG GGAACTTATGTTGAGGGCATAAAGGAAGAAGTTGTTTTATCCCCTGGCCACGTCCTTTCATTTATTGCTGCAGGAGAAG AGCATCGACACGTTGGATCAAATAATTTCAACCTCTTTAGCAGCCGTAGCCATACTATATTCACATTG ATGATCGAGAGTAGTAACCATGGAGACGATTATGATGGAGTTATTTTCTCACAATTG AACTTAATTGATCTTGCGGGGTCTGAAAGTTCAAAAACTGAAACAACTGGGATAAGGAGAAAGGAAGGATCGTATATCAATAAAAGTCTTCTAACTCTTGGAACT GTAATTGGAAAACTTAGTGAAGGAAAGGCATCCCATGTTCCTTATCGGGATTCAAAGCTTACACGCCTTCTACAATCCTCACTAAGTGGGCATGGACATGTTTCG CTTATTTGTACGATCACTCCAGCATCAAGCAATATGGAGGAGACTCATAACACCTTAAAATTTGCCAGCAGGGCAAAACGTGTTGAAATCAATGCCTCGCGTAATAGG ATTATTGATGAAAAATCGTTGATTAAGAAGTatcaaagagaaatatcatctctCAAAGAAGAACTTGATCAACTTAAGAGGGGGATGCTTGAAGGTGTTAGCCATGAAGATATTATTGTTTTAAAGCAACAG TTAGAAGAAGGGCAATTTAAAATGCAGTCAAGACTAGAGGAGGAGGAAGATGCCAAGGCTGCTCTAATGAGTAGAATTCAGAGGCTAACAAAACTGATCCTCGTCTCCTCGAAAAACACGAACCCGGGATACATAAACGACATTCCCTCTCATCAAAGGAGTCTTTCTGCTGCTGAGGATGAA AAGTTGGATACTGTGCATAATGGCTCTTTGAAACTCTACCATGAGAACCAAAAAGATTCTCCATCCTCTTGTTTAACAACCTTGTCGGATGCATATATGTTGAAGCACATAAGATCATCCAGCAGATGGAATGAGGATATATCACTAGCTGGCAGTACTACATCTGAAACAACTCAAGCGGGTGAACTTATTAGTGGATTGTCCTCTATGTCAAAGCTGCATGTT GATGGTATGTCATCAGATGAGATGGATCTCCTTGTTGAGCAAGTTAAGATGCTTGCAGAAGAGATCGCACTCGGCACAAGTACTCGAAAGCGTCTGGTAGACCAATCTGTAAATGATCCCGATAGCTCAAAAGATCAG GTTGAAAACTTGGAGCAAGAAATACAAGATAAGAGAAAACAGATGAGAGCTTTAGAACAACGGATAGTTGAGAGAAGTGAAGCTTCTGTTGCTAATGCGTCCATGGTTGAAATGCAGCAG ACGGTCATGAAACTGATGGCACAATGCAGTGAGAAGGGTTTTGAGCTTgag ATTAAGTCAGCAGATAACCGTATTCTTCAAGAACAGCTGCAGAACAAG TGTGCTGAGAACAAGGAACTGCAAGACAAAATCCTGCTCTTGGAACACCAACTTTCTTCAGTATCTGATGACAAGAAGACACCCGCGTTTGGAATGTGTGTATCTGACGAATGCGCAGATGAGTTAAGAATGAAAGTGCAATCACAG GAAATTGAAACTGAGAAACTAAAGCTAGAGCATGTTCAGACTTTAGAGGAAAATAGTGGGCTACGTGTCCAGAATCAGAAATTATCTGAGGAAGCTTCTTACGCTAAAGAACTAGCATCTGCTGCCGCAGTTGAGCTAAAGAACTTAGCTAGTGAAGTCACTAAGCTGTCTGTACAAAATGCCAAGTTGGAAAAAGAATTATTGGCTGCTCATGAGTTAAGCTCTAGAAGCTCGGGAAATAGTGGTAACCGTAGGCTTAGTGAAATACAaagggctggccgaagaggtCAGGCCTCCAGCCGATCAAATGATGTTTCTGGAATGGTTAGTGGAGACTTTGAATCGTGGAGCCTTGATTCTGATGATCTGAAGTTGGAGCTGCAAGCAAGGAAACAACGAGAGGCGACTCTCGAGGCTGCCTTGGCTGAGAAGGAAGTTTTGGAAAATGAATACCAGACTAAATTTGAAGGGGCACAGAAGAGAGAGACAGCACTAGAGAACGATCTGGCAAGCATGTGGGTGCTCGTTGCTCAACTAAAGAAAGAGGGAAGTGCTCTGCAAGAACAGAAAACAAATGACAGACTGCATGAGGACAACAATCGAATAAATGTCCCGAAAATTGGCATTGTTGAGACGGATACAAATCCAATCCCGGAAAACAGGGAAGCTTCTGATAGTTTAATACCACACATAGATGCTCCCAAAGAAGAACCTCTCGTTGTCCGCCTGAAG GCTCGTATGCAGgagataaaagaaaaggaaatgaggTATACCGTGAATGGTGACGCAAATTCTCACGTGTGTAAAGTTTGTTTCGAGTCGCCTAGCGCTGCAATGCTTCTCCCATGTCGTCATTTTTGCT TGTGCAAGTCATGTTCCCTTGCCTGTACAGAATGTCCTATTTGCAGATCAAAAATTTCTGATAGGATTTTTGCCTTTACCTAA
- the LOC121786969 gene encoding zinc finger MYM-type protein 1-like produces MENQPRREVGLNLNDIVGDPGKRKPIEEFDVSIRDRVRREYLNMGPCQPIGHKYEKKKYGNQERSFQDIWFKRYTWLEYSVSKDATFCFWCYLFKKSDKGGRQSDDAFTKTGCSNWKNALERFNYHVGGVNSCHNNARIQFEAFQDQRNSVASILRSNTREMEVAYRIRLTVSLNVTRFLLKQGLSFRGHDESSSSSNRGNFIELLLWFSELNDDVSKTLFANAPANNQMNSQRIQKELANACASEVTLAIVNDIGDKVFTLLVDEARDVSMKEQMGVVLRYVNNEGYVIERFIGIVHVTDTSSHTLKCAIDDLLVKHNLSLSKVRGQGYDGASNMRDQLRQLQHDRLVEQLNDGEVISGRGKNQETSLVRPGDTRWGSHYFTLLRLCSMWSSVEKVLEVVRDDATLRDNRSTTEGLIERMDNYEFVFTLHLMKHLLGITNGGIELL; encoded by the exons ATGGAAAATCAACCCCGAAGAGAAGTTGGGTTGAACTTGAATGATATTGTTGGTGATCCGGGAAAACGCAAGCCAATTGAAGAGTTCGATGTTTCAATTCGAGATAGAGTGCGAAGAGAGTACTTGAATATGGGCCCTTGTCAACCAATTGGACATaagtatgaaaaaaagaaatatggtaATCAAGAAAGAAGTTTTCAAGATATTTGGTTTAAAAGGTATACATGGTTAGAGTATAGTGTATCAAAGGATGCAACTTTTTGCTTTTGGTGCTACCTTTTCAAGAAATCGGATAAAGGGGGTCGACAATCAGATGATGCTTTTACAAAGACAGGTTGTAGCAACTGGAAAAATGCATTAGAAAGATTCAATTATCATGTTGGAGGAGTGAATAGTTGTCATAATAATGCTAGAATTCAGTTCGAAGCTTTTCAAGATCAAAGGAACAGTGTGGCAAGTATATTACGGTCAAATACCCGTGAGATGGAAGTTGCATATCGCATTCGGTTGACAGTCTCATTGAATGTGACTCGGTTTCTCTTAAAGCAAGGATTATCTTTTCGTGGACATGATGAGTCAAGTAGTTCTTCAAATCGAGGTAATTTTATTGAGTTGCTTTTATGGTTTAGTGAACTTAACGATGATGTATCCAAAACTTTGTTTGCAAATGCTCCTGCTAACAATCAAATGAATTCACAACGAATTCAAAAGGAATTAGCAAACGCTTGTGCTTCAGAGGTTACACTTGCCATAGTTAATGATATTGGAGATAAAGTTTTCACTCTTTTGGTTGATGAGGCTCGAGACGTTTCAATGAAGGAGCAGATGGGAGTTGTTTTAAGATATGTGAATAACGAAGGATATGTGATTGAGCGATTTATTGGAATCGTGCATGTAACTGACACTTCCTCTCATACTTTGAAATGTGCTATTGATGATTTATTGGTGAAGCATAATTTATCTCTATCTAAAGTGAGAGGGCAAGGATATGATGGAGCTTCTAATATGAGGG accAACTTAGGCAGTTGCAACATGACAGATTAGTTGAACAACTTAATGATGGAGAAGTCATAAGTGGAAGAGgtaaaaatcaagaaactaGTTTGGTAAGGCCTGGAGATACTCGTTGGGGCTCACATTACTTTACATTGCTTCGTCTATGCTCTATGTGGTCTTCGGTTGAGAAAGTGTTGGAAGTTGTACGTGACGATGCTACTCTCCGTGATAACAGAAGTACCACTGAAGGATTGATTGAAAGGATGGATAACTATGAGTTTGTTTTCACTTTGCATTTGATGAAACATTTATTGGGAATAACCAATGGCGGCATCGAGCTCTTGTGA
- the LOC121788076 gene encoding protein IQ-DOMAIN 1-like gives MAKGGWFSSVKKALCLRSKRSSKSKKILIVNELPSVSDVPNPEPFEAPNSHPPPQLINMRPTEVENEQTKHAHSIAVSAAIASEEEIASEEATPEVVPLPTVTRVSEKHQEEVAALKIQTAFRGYLARRALRALRGLVRLKSLVDGPAAESQTSNTLKCLQTLSHLQSQIQSRRTIMLDESRAMQRQLLQRRVKELDSLKMTEEWDDSPQTKEETEASLLQKYEAAMRRERALAYSYTHQQTWKKSSKLNNLLFMDPTNPHWGWSWLERWMAATPLDMKSTAGKDLNSDRSSIKGSTTVTAAGEITKAFARHQLNSDNPSPAASQKPSQTHLPSPRAAPSLAARKLRNASPKVSMMSQDDDSGSVFSVQSERNRRRHSIAGSVRDDESLDSSPSIPSYMTPTRSAKARLKSQSPSGMENGSMVEKETTAFPKKRLSFPPSPGRARRHSGPPKVDTSTLVNYNANGG, from the exons ATGGCGAAAGGAGGTTGGTTTTCATCAGTCAAGAAGGCTCTATGCCTGCGTTCCAAG AGATCAAGCAAATCGAAGAAGATATTAATTGTGAATGAACTGCCATCAGTTTCTGATGTACCAAATCCGGAGCCTTTTGAGGCTCCTAATTCTCATCCTCCTCCACAACTGATAAACATGAGGCCAACAGAGGTGGAGAATGAGCAGACAAAGCATGCTCACTCCATTGCAGTTTCTGCAGCTATAGCTTCTGAAGAGGAAATAGCTTCTGAGGAGGCTACTCCAGAGGTTGTTCCACTGCCAACAGTGACTCGAGTTTCTGAAAAACACCAGGAGGAAGTTGCAGCACTCAAAATTCAGACAGCATTCCGTGGTTACCTG GCGAGGAGGGCATTACGAGCTTTGAGAGGGTTAGTCAGACTGAAGTCACTTGTTGACGGGCCAGCAGCAGAAAGCCAGACATCAAACACTCTGAAATGTTTGCAGACTCTATCTCACTTGCAATCTCAGATCCAATCAAGAAGAACCATAATGTTGGATGAAAGCAGGGCAATGCAGAGACAGCTCTTGCAGAGACGTGTAAAAGAGCTGGATAGCTTGAAA ATGACGGAGGAATGGGATGATAGTCCACAAACGAAAGAGGAAACTGAGGCGAGCCTGCTCCAAAAATACGAAGCAGCAATGAGACGCGAAAGAGCTCTTGCTTATTCTTACACTCACCAG CAAACGTGGAAGAAATCATCAAAATTGAACAACTTATTGTTCATGGACCCAACAAATCCTCACTGGGGCTGGAGCTGGCTGGAACGATGGATGGCTGCTACTCCTCTTGATATGAAAAGCACAGCAGGGAAAGATCTCAACAGTGATCGTTCATCCATCAAAGGCTCCACCACTGTCACTGCTGCAGGAGAAATCACAAAGGCCTTCGCCCGCCATCAGCTAAACTCAGATAATCCATCTCCAGCAGCTAGTCAGAAGCCATCTCAAACCCACCTTCCCTCTCCGAGGGCTGCACCTTCTTTGGCTGCACGAAAACTGAGAAACGCCAGCCCAAAGGTGAGCATGATGAGCCAAGATGATGACTCGGGGAGTGTGTTCAGCGTTCAATCAGAGAGGAACAGGAGGAGGCATAGCATAGCCGGTTCAGTTAGAGACGACGAGAGCTTGGATAGCTCTCCATCCATTCCGAGTTACATGACACCAACTCGCTCTGCGAAGGCCAGGTTGAAGTCTCAAAGTCCATCGGGGATGGAAAATGGCAGCATGGTGGAGAAAGAAACAACTGCTTTTCCTAAGAAACGGctttcttttccaccttccccGGGCCGGGCTAGGCGACATTCGGGCCCTCCAAAGGTCGACACAAGCACCTTAGTGAACTATAATGCCAATGGAGGATGA